Proteins encoded together in one Acidimicrobiia bacterium window:
- a CDS encoding AMP-binding protein — translation MKVPLTVSDFLERAELVYGRRVGVVDEPDQPAESWGELTYAQMAERARAQAAGLDHLGVAQGERVAMVTQNAARLLTSFWGVSGYGRVLVPINFRLNADEVGYIVEHSGASVLLVDPELDDALRDVTAKHRFAIGAEADAELLAFDTEPEPWDEPDEDATATINYTSGTTARPKGVELTHRNIWINAATFGWQAGVSDRDVYLHTLPMFHCNGWGMTYAVTGMGAKHIVLRKVDGTEILRRVEQHGVTLMCGAPAVANAVLDAASTWDGPIPGRDRVRMIMAGAPPPTRTIERVESELGWEFGQIYGLTETSPLLTMNRRRAEYDDLDPTERARRLGRAGAPALGVQMRVDGQGEVLARSNVVLEGYWQQPEASAEAIVDGWFHTGDGGTFDDDGYLTISDRKKDVIISGGENVSSIEVEDVLCSHAAVAEAAVIGVPDEKWGETVKALVVLAPGASATEDDLIEHCRGRLAHFKCPTSVELRDALTRTATGKLQKFKLRAPYWEGKERQVG, via the coding sequence GTGAAGGTTCCGCTGACCGTTTCCGACTTCCTCGAACGGGCCGAGCTCGTCTACGGACGCCGGGTCGGCGTGGTCGACGAGCCCGATCAGCCCGCCGAGTCCTGGGGCGAGCTCACCTACGCGCAGATGGCCGAGCGGGCGCGGGCGCAGGCGGCGGGACTCGACCATCTCGGTGTCGCGCAGGGCGAACGCGTCGCGATGGTCACGCAGAACGCGGCGCGTCTCCTCACGAGCTTCTGGGGCGTGAGCGGCTACGGCCGCGTGCTGGTGCCGATCAACTTCCGCCTCAACGCCGACGAGGTGGGGTACATCGTGGAGCACTCGGGCGCATCGGTGCTCCTCGTCGACCCCGAGCTCGACGACGCACTCCGCGACGTCACCGCGAAACATCGCTTCGCGATCGGCGCCGAAGCCGACGCCGAGCTCCTCGCGTTCGACACCGAGCCCGAGCCGTGGGACGAGCCCGACGAGGATGCCACCGCCACCATCAATTACACGAGCGGTACGACGGCGCGTCCGAAAGGTGTGGAGCTCACGCACCGCAACATCTGGATCAACGCGGCCACCTTCGGCTGGCAGGCCGGCGTGAGTGATCGCGACGTGTACCTCCACACGCTCCCGATGTTCCACTGCAACGGGTGGGGCATGACGTACGCCGTCACCGGGATGGGCGCGAAGCACATCGTGCTGCGCAAGGTCGACGGCACGGAGATCCTCCGGCGCGTCGAGCAGCACGGCGTCACGCTCATGTGTGGCGCGCCCGCGGTCGCCAACGCGGTGCTCGACGCGGCCTCGACGTGGGACGGTCCGATCCCGGGTCGCGACCGCGTGCGCATGATCATGGCCGGCGCGCCGCCGCCGACCCGCACGATCGAGCGCGTCGAGAGCGAGCTCGGCTGGGAGTTCGGCCAGATCTACGGGCTCACCGAAACGTCGCCGCTCCTCACGATGAACCGCCGTCGCGCCGAGTACGACGATCTCGATCCCACCGAGCGTGCACGTCGCCTCGGTCGTGCTGGCGCGCCCGCGCTGGGGGTGCAGATGCGCGTCGACGGTCAGGGCGAAGTGCTGGCGCGCAGCAACGTGGTGCTCGAGGGCTACTGGCAACAGCCGGAGGCAAGCGCCGAGGCGATCGTCGACGGGTGGTTCCACACCGGCGACGGCGGCACGTTCGACGACGACGGCTACCTCACGATCTCCGATCGCAAGAAGGACGTGATCATCAGCGGCGGCGAGAACGTGTCGTCGATCGAGGTCGAGGACGTGCTCTGCTCGCATGCCGCGGTCGCCGAAGCGGCCGTGATCGGCGTACCCGACGAGAAATGGGGCGAGACGGTGAAGGCGCTCGTGGTGCTCGCACCCGGCGCGAGCGCGACCGAAGACGACCTGATCGAGCACTGTCGCGGCCGGCTCGCCCACTTCAAGTGCCCGACGTCGGTGGAATTGCGCGACGCGTTGACGCGTACCGCCACCGGCAAGCTCCAGAAGTTCAAACTGCGCGCCCCCTACTGGGAGGGCAAAGAACGCCAGGTCGGCTGA
- a CDS encoding DUF4333 domain-containing protein: MATWVVALTGVAHAATLNPRAVRREIARQVTATYPGLAFGNVACPDGIAKKAGTRFTCTVQLPGTFLEVDATQAGRRGTVSFETTQAVLTKQSLEEFVAANASLPATVSCGTTTWLVLRPAQQLTCRAIIADGSARDVQLTVRDSAGNVTITGVV; the protein is encoded by the coding sequence ATGGCGACGTGGGTAGTCGCCCTCACAGGCGTTGCCCATGCCGCCACGCTGAACCCGCGGGCGGTACGGCGCGAGATCGCGCGGCAGGTCACGGCCACCTACCCCGGCCTCGCGTTCGGCAACGTCGCCTGCCCGGACGGCATCGCGAAGAAGGCCGGCACACGCTTCACCTGCACGGTGCAGCTCCCGGGGACCTTCCTCGAGGTCGACGCGACCCAAGCCGGCCGTCGCGGCACCGTGAGCTTCGAGACCACACAGGCCGTCCTCACGAAGCAGTCGCTCGAGGAGTTCGTCGCCGCCAACGCGTCGCTCCCCGCCACCGTCTCCTGTGGTACGACGACCTGGCTGGTGCTGCGGCCCGCGCAGCAGCTCACCTGCCGCGCGATCATCGCCGACGGCTCGGCGCGCGACGTGCAGCTCACCGTGCGCGACTCCGCGGGGAACGTGACGATCACCGGCGTGGTGTGA
- a CDS encoding amidase, with translation MTALDAVERSLATVDEWEPTVHAWAYLDPARARAEAKAVPTGPLSGVVLGVKDIFDTADQPTEYGSPIYAGHRPRGDAGVVAQLRAAGAVALGKTVTTEFAVFEPGPTTNPHRTTHTPGGSSSGSAAAVATGMVHVALGTQTAGSVIRPASFCGVFGFKPTFGTVTTAGVKPFAPSLDTVGWSARDVALLDRVRVVLTGRTPAPQLGAAPRIAVIRTEHWLDATSDARDAVEHAARAAADAGATITDAALPAMFDGLASDQPIVMSYEAVRSLAWEWNTQRGRVSASLQRILERGDEIDPAHYDRVLARAATARAAYSDLFGDADVLLTLAASGEAPEGLGSTGDPRFARLWTLLGWPAIAIPGLTGSTGLPVGVQLVGRYGGDALLLACAAWLASVLPNPRAPRP, from the coding sequence GTGACCGCGCTCGACGCGGTCGAGCGTTCCCTCGCGACGGTCGACGAGTGGGAGCCCACCGTGCACGCGTGGGCGTACCTCGATCCTGCACGCGCGCGCGCCGAGGCGAAGGCCGTGCCGACCGGACCACTGTCGGGCGTCGTGCTGGGCGTGAAGGACATCTTCGACACCGCCGACCAGCCCACCGAGTACGGATCCCCCATCTACGCCGGGCACCGGCCGCGCGGCGACGCCGGGGTCGTCGCGCAGTTGCGCGCCGCGGGCGCGGTCGCGCTCGGCAAGACAGTCACCACCGAGTTCGCGGTGTTCGAACCCGGCCCCACCACCAACCCGCACCGCACCACGCACACGCCCGGTGGGTCGTCGAGCGGGTCGGCGGCTGCGGTCGCCACCGGCATGGTCCACGTCGCGCTCGGCACGCAGACCGCCGGCTCGGTGATCCGGCCCGCGAGCTTCTGCGGCGTGTTCGGCTTCAAGCCCACGTTCGGCACCGTCACCACTGCAGGCGTGAAACCCTTCGCCCCGTCGCTCGACACCGTCGGCTGGTCCGCGCGCGACGTCGCGCTGCTCGACCGGGTTCGCGTCGTGCTCACCGGTCGCACTCCCGCACCGCAACTCGGCGCGGCGCCGCGCATCGCCGTCATCCGTACCGAGCACTGGCTCGACGCGACGAGCGACGCCCGTGACGCGGTCGAGCATGCGGCGCGCGCTGCTGCCGACGCGGGCGCGACCATCACGGATGCCGCGCTGCCCGCCATGTTCGACGGCCTCGCGAGCGACCAGCCGATCGTGATGTCGTACGAGGCGGTGCGCTCGCTCGCGTGGGAGTGGAACACCCAACGTGGGCGCGTGTCGGCGAGTCTGCAACGCATCCTCGAGCGGGGCGACGAAATCGACCCCGCGCACTACGACCGGGTGCTCGCACGCGCCGCCACCGCGCGCGCCGCGTATAGCGACCTGTTCGGCGACGCCGACGTGCTCCTCACGCTCGCCGCGTCGGGCGAGGCGCCGGAAGGTCTCGGCTCCACCGGCGACCCACGCTTCGCGCGCCTGTGGACCTTGCTCGGATGGCCGGCGATCGCGATACCCGGCCTCACCGGATCGACGGGGCTCCCCGTCGGCGTGCAGCTCGTCGGCCGTTACGGCGGCGACGCGCTCCTGCTCGCCTGTGCAGCGTGGCTCGCGAGCGTGTTGCCTAACCCCCGCGCGCCTCGCCCTTGA
- the cysD gene encoding sulfate adenylyltransferase subunit CysD — protein MPTQLSHLDALEAESIHIMREVAAEFEKPVLLFSGGKDSAVMLRLAEKAFWPARIPFPVMHVDTGHNFDEVLEFRDRRVAELGVQLVVASVQASIDAGRVVEETGPRASRNRLQTVTLLDAITEHGYDAVFGGGRRDEEKARAKERVYSFRDDFGQWDPKNQRPELWNLYNGRHRKGEHIRVFPISNWTELDVWQYVAADGVELPPIYYAHRREVFRRDGMWLAVSPYVTLMDGEEPVEMMVRYRTVGDASCTGAVESSAIAIHDVIAEIAASRITERGETRADDKFAEAAMEDRKREGYF, from the coding sequence GTGCCCACGCAGCTCTCGCATCTGGACGCGCTCGAGGCGGAGTCCATCCACATCATGCGGGAGGTCGCGGCCGAGTTCGAGAAGCCGGTCCTCCTCTTCTCGGGCGGCAAGGACTCGGCGGTGATGCTGCGGCTGGCCGAGAAGGCGTTCTGGCCGGCTCGCATCCCGTTCCCGGTGATGCACGTCGACACCGGTCACAACTTCGACGAGGTGCTCGAGTTCCGCGACCGGCGGGTTGCCGAGCTCGGCGTGCAGCTCGTGGTGGCCTCGGTGCAGGCGTCGATCGACGCCGGACGCGTGGTCGAGGAGACCGGGCCGCGGGCGAGCCGCAATCGCCTCCAGACCGTCACCTTGCTCGACGCGATCACCGAGCACGGCTACGACGCGGTGTTCGGCGGCGGACGGCGTGACGAGGAGAAGGCGCGCGCCAAGGAGCGGGTCTACTCGTTCCGTGACGACTTCGGGCAATGGGACCCGAAGAACCAGCGGCCCGAGCTGTGGAACCTCTACAACGGGCGTCACCGCAAGGGCGAGCACATCCGCGTGTTCCCGATCTCGAACTGGACCGAGCTCGACGTGTGGCAGTACGTCGCGGCGGACGGCGTCGAGCTGCCGCCGATCTACTACGCGCACCGGCGCGAGGTGTTCCGGCGCGACGGCATGTGGCTCGCGGTGTCGCCCTACGTCACGCTGATGGACGGCGAAGAGCCGGTGGAGATGATGGTGCGGTACCGCACGGTCGGCGACGCGTCGTGCACGGGCGCGGTGGAGTCCTCCGCGATCGCGATCCACGACGTGATCGCAGAGATCGCGGCCTCGCGCATCACCGAGCGTGGCGAGACGCGCGCCGACGACAAGTTCGCCGAAGCCGCGATGGAAGACCGCAAACGCGAAGGGTATTTCTGA
- the cysC gene encoding adenylyl-sulfate kinase — protein MSSSSPDVVWHDSGVSRADRWRTRGVRGATVWFTGLSGSGKSTIASAVAVDLTRRGVLTYTLDGDNLRHGLNADLGFSADDRTENVRRVAEVARLFADAGVVGLVPLISPYRAGREHARALHEAAGLVFLEVFVDAPLDVCEARDPKGLYAKARAGELTGFTGIDDPYEPPAAPDVVIAADVVPPDAAAALVIARLDT, from the coding sequence ATGAGCTCGTCGAGCCCCGACGTCGTCTGGCACGACAGCGGAGTGTCACGCGCCGACCGTTGGCGTACGCGTGGTGTGCGCGGCGCGACCGTGTGGTTCACCGGATTGTCGGGTTCGGGGAAGTCGACGATCGCGTCGGCCGTCGCCGTGGACCTCACCCGGCGAGGCGTGCTCACCTACACGCTCGACGGCGACAACCTGCGCCACGGCCTCAACGCTGACCTCGGGTTCTCGGCCGACGACCGCACCGAGAACGTCCGTCGGGTGGCGGAGGTGGCCCGGCTGTTCGCCGACGCGGGTGTGGTGGGCCTGGTGCCACTGATCAGCCCATACCGTGCCGGTCGTGAGCACGCCCGCGCGTTGCACGAGGCGGCCGGCCTCGTGTTCCTCGAGGTGTTCGTGGACGCGCCGCTCGACGTGTGCGAGGCGCGAGACCCGAAGGGCCTCTACGCCAAGGCGCGGGCCGGCGAGCTCACCGGCTTCACGGGGATCGACGACCCCTACGAGCCACCGGCGGCGCCCGATGTCGTGATCGCGGCCGACGTGGTGCCTCCCGATGCCGCGGCGGCCCTGGTGATCGCGCGCCTGGACACCTGA
- a CDS encoding glycosyltransferase, which yields MFHLSSDDPREGTSVVIDAFAQLVANSTDPVRLIVAGELGSRRQPVVELIASRGLGGLVDTTGPVTDEHLVELYSGAAATVVASTDEGFGLQTLEALACGSLLVAAPAAATREVAAGADVEWTPVESGPMAAAFEAVVHDHARRLRASKVNREAARRFSWEATARCLDRLLGEMAEPGQWCAPA from the coding sequence ATGTTCCACTTGTCCTCAGACGATCCTCGCGAAGGCACGTCCGTGGTGATCGACGCGTTTGCTCAACTGGTCGCCAACTCGACGGATCCCGTCAGGTTGATTGTGGCCGGCGAATTGGGAAGCAGGCGACAACCGGTCGTCGAGCTCATCGCGAGCCGAGGACTCGGAGGGTTGGTCGACACCACGGGTCCAGTGACCGACGAGCACCTCGTCGAACTCTATTCAGGTGCCGCCGCAACCGTGGTGGCGTCGACGGACGAGGGCTTCGGCTTGCAGACGCTCGAAGCCCTCGCTTGTGGATCGTTGCTCGTCGCGGCGCCTGCGGCTGCGACCCGAGAAGTCGCTGCTGGAGCCGACGTCGAGTGGACACCAGTCGAGAGCGGACCGATGGCGGCGGCCTTCGAGGCGGTTGTGCACGATCACGCGCGCCGGCTGCGAGCATCGAAGGTCAATCGAGAGGCGGCAAGACGATTCTCGTGGGAAGCGACCGCTCGTTGTCTCGACCGCCTCCTCGGCGAGATGGCCGAACCGGGCCAGTGGTGCGCGCCAGCGTGA
- a CDS encoding RDD family protein, with the protein MKTERSRASTLQGQRAGFVSRVTAAAIDVGIVFSAFFAALAGFAVVRYLLTNDPLDLPDPGAVWSGVGMFVILVLVLTVAWAGSGRTLGDTAVGLRVVTESGEELRWRRALVRALVVVFLPVISMAWILLSRKNAGLHDLACRTTVIYDWRARSIDSRPRE; encoded by the coding sequence GTGAAGACCGAGCGTTCGCGCGCCAGCACGTTGCAGGGCCAGAGGGCCGGGTTCGTGTCGCGCGTCACGGCCGCTGCCATCGACGTCGGCATCGTGTTCAGCGCGTTCTTCGCGGCGCTGGCGGGCTTCGCGGTCGTGCGCTACCTCCTCACGAACGACCCGCTCGATCTTCCCGACCCGGGCGCGGTGTGGAGTGGCGTGGGCATGTTCGTGATCCTCGTGTTGGTCCTGACCGTCGCCTGGGCGGGGTCGGGGCGCACGCTCGGCGACACCGCCGTCGGACTGCGCGTCGTCACCGAATCGGGCGAGGAGCTCCGATGGCGCCGTGCGCTCGTGCGTGCGCTCGTCGTCGTGTTCCTGCCGGTGATCAGCATGGCGTGGATCCTTTTGAGCCGGAAGAACGCGGGATTGCACGACCTCGCGTGCCGGACAACGGTGATCTACGACTGGCGCGCACGTTCGATAGATTCCCGACCTCGCGAATAG
- a CDS encoding GTP-binding protein, which translates to MEMLRFATAGSVDDGKSTLIGRLLLETKQIFEDQLEAVERTSRDKGFDYTNLALLTDGLRAEREQGITIDVAYRYFATPRRKFIIADTPGHVQYTRNMVTGASTADLALVLIDARKGVLEQSRRHAVIASLLQVKHLVLCVNKMDLVDYAQERFDEICDDFTEFAGKLEIDDLTFIPISALHGDNVTQHSPNTPWYEGPTLLHHLEHLYIGSDRNLIDVRFPVQYVIRPMSHEYHDYRGYAGQVASGMLRPGDEVVVLPSGFTTTIAGIDEFGGPIEQAAPPMSVSVRLADDVDVSRGDMICRPHNMPIVTQDVDAMLCWFHEQPLREGATYAVKHTTRTARARVQKLKYRLDVNTLHRDESAGALALNDVGRITLRTAVPLFVDEYRRNRATGSFILIDEATFETVGAGMVLGGTAA; encoded by the coding sequence ATGGAGATGCTGCGCTTTGCCACGGCAGGCTCCGTCGACGACGGCAAGAGCACGCTCATCGGCCGTCTGCTGCTCGAGACCAAGCAGATCTTCGAGGACCAGCTCGAAGCGGTCGAGCGCACGAGCCGCGACAAGGGCTTCGACTACACGAATCTCGCGTTGCTCACCGACGGCCTGCGCGCCGAACGCGAGCAGGGCATCACCATCGACGTCGCTTACCGCTACTTCGCGACACCGCGCCGCAAGTTCATCATCGCCGACACTCCGGGCCACGTGCAGTACACGCGCAACATGGTCACGGGCGCGTCCACCGCCGATCTCGCGCTCGTGCTCATCGACGCGCGGAAGGGCGTGCTCGAGCAGTCGCGGCGCCACGCGGTGATCGCGTCGCTGCTGCAGGTGAAGCACCTCGTGCTGTGCGTCAACAAGATGGACCTCGTCGACTACGCGCAGGAGCGCTTCGACGAGATCTGCGACGACTTCACGGAGTTCGCCGGGAAGCTCGAGATCGACGACCTCACGTTCATTCCGATCTCGGCGCTGCACGGCGACAACGTCACGCAGCACTCGCCGAACACGCCCTGGTACGAGGGCCCGACGCTGCTGCACCACCTCGAGCACCTCTACATCGGATCCGACCGCAACCTGATCGACGTCCGCTTCCCGGTGCAATACGTGATCCGCCCGATGAGCCACGAGTATCACGACTACCGGGGCTACGCGGGCCAGGTGGCGAGCGGCATGCTCAGGCCCGGCGACGAGGTCGTCGTGCTCCCGAGCGGGTTCACCACGACCATCGCGGGCATCGACGAGTTCGGCGGGCCGATCGAGCAGGCCGCCCCGCCGATGTCGGTGAGCGTGCGCCTCGCCGACGACGTCGACGTGAGCCGCGGCGACATGATCTGCCGCCCGCACAACATGCCCATCGTCACCCAAGACGTCGACGCGATGCTGTGCTGGTTCCACGAGCAGCCGCTCCGCGAAGGCGCGACCTACGCGGTGAAACACACCACTCGCACCGCGCGCGCGCGCGTGCAGAAGCTCAAGTACCGGCTCGACGTGAACACGTTGCACCGCGACGAGAGCGCGGGCGCGCTCGCGCTCAACGACGTCGGGCGCATCACGCTCCGCACCGCCGTGCCGCTCTTCGTCGACGAGTACCGGCGCAACCGGGCCACCGGGAGCTTCATCCTGATCGACGAAGCCACGTTCGAGACCGTGGGCGCGGGGATGGTCCTCGGCGGCACGGCCGCATGA